One genomic segment of Sminthopsis crassicaudata isolate SCR6 chromosome 4, ASM4859323v1, whole genome shotgun sequence includes these proteins:
- the ITGA2B gene encoding integrin alpha-IIb isoform X9: MIRTQCLLPALWLLGWIHLLVVLGGVPSAWALNLDAAQPALYMGPDGSHFGFALDFYQDDYGGIGIVVGAPRAVGRAGEETGGVFLCPWAAKGSNCSTLKFDLDDKNNSVGVIIFKTFKANQGLGASVVSWKDIIVACAPWQHWNVLELTEEAGKTPVGSCFVAQPKSGRRAEFAPCRETAMNQLYLGNYRRDLRYCEVGFSSTVTQSGELVLGAPGGYYFIGLLARAQLSDIMSSYTTSSLLWTVPSQRLSKDVFRPEYRDAYRGYSVAVGEFNGNPKDTEYVLGVPNWSTTLGAVEIFYQNHSILHLLQGEQVGRRGNLDVFLFLTLPPMPTDLLVGAFGANRVAVYRAQPVVWATVRLLVPEVLNPTVKNCTLFNPKTTVAVSCFKIQMCMSITGHSIPEKLRINAELQLDRMKPRQGRRVLLLGSRQSGTTLDLELSSGNVPFCHDTEAFLRDEAEFRDKLSPIVISLNVSLKSKGAEGPLPLILKGDTHVQEQTRIILDCGEDDLCVPQLQLNASVEGSPLVIGADNVLKLQVDTSNEGEGAYEAELAVHLPQGSHFMQALSDIKNFEKLLCIQKKENESQLVLCELGNPMKKDARIRVLMLVSIGNLEEAGDSVSFMLQIKSKNRQNPNSEAFLLEVPVRAKALVELFGNSFPATLVFSPPPEETLRNKDPTTVNRNTHKTEDTSKVEHAFELHNQGPGAVSGLQLWVGFPSRSENDDLLYVLDVQGHEGLQCSVQPPPNPFNLKVGQPTPAPSSTPAHPFQHERERRSAFIPEHLGPSGLQEPTLLNCDAWPCTWVECELKQMERGQRAMLTISTMLWMPGLLKRPLEQFVLQSKAWFNVSGLPYDVPAESLPHGDVVVETKLLQVRLEETEIPTWWVVVGVIGGLLLLILLILVMWKVGFFKRNRPPLEEEEEEE, encoded by the exons ATGATTAGGACTCAGTGCCTGCTGCCTGCTCTGTGGCTTTTGGGATGGATACATCTGCTGGTGGTGCTGGGTGGTGTTCCCTCTGCCTGGGCCCTAAACCTGGATGCTGCACAGCCAGCCCTTTATATGGGTCCCGATGGTAGCCACTTTGGATTTGCTTTGGATTTCTATCAAGATGACTATGGCGG CATCGGGATCGTGGTAGGAGCCCCAAGGGCTGTAGGCCGTGCTGGGGAGGAGACTGGAGGTGTGTTCCTCTGTCCCTGGGCAGCCAAGGGGAGTAACTGCAGCACCCTGAAATTTGACCTCG ACGATAAGAACAACAGCGTGGGCGTCATCATTTTCAAGACCTTCAAAGCTAATCAGGGACTTGGTGCATCCGTTGTCAGTTGGAAGGACATCATTGTG GCATGCGCTCCCTGGCAGCACTGGAACGTGCTGGAGCTGACTGAGGAGGCCGGAAAGACGCCGGTCGGGAGCTGCTTCGTGGCTCAGCCCAAGAGCGGCCGTCGCGCCGAGTTCGCGCCCTGCCGGGAGACTGCCATGAACCAGCTCTACCTGGGGAACTACC GCAGAGACTTGCGGTACTGCGAAGTAGGGTTCAGTTCCACAGTCACCCAG TCTGGGGAGCTGGTTTTGGGGGCTCCCGGAGGCTACTATTTCATAG GTCTGCTAGCCCGCGCTCAGCTTTCTGACATCATGTCCAGCTACACCACATCCTCACTCCTCTGGACCGTGCCTTCCCAACGTCTAAGCAAGGATGTCTTTAGACCTGAGTATCGGGATGCCTATCGGG GGTACTCTGTGGCCGTAGGAGAATTTAATGGAAATCCTAAAGATACAG AATATGTACTGGGTGTCCCCAACTGGAGCACAACACTGGGAGCG GTGGAGATTTTTTACCAGAACCACAGCATCTTGCATCTGCTTCAAGGAGAGCAGGTTGGGAGAAGAGGGAACCTGGATG TGTTTTTATTTCTGACCCTACCTCCTATGCCCACAGACCTGCTGGTGGGAGCATTTGGAGCCAACCGAGTGGCCGTATACAG GGCCCAGCCTGTGGTGTGGGCCACTGTTCGATTACTGGTGCCAGAAGTACTGAACCCAACTGTGAAGAATTGTACACTTTTCAACCCAAAGACCACAGTTGCAGTCAGCtg TTTCAAAATCCAGATGTGTATGAGCATCACTGGACACAGCATCCCGGAGAAGCTTC GTATAAATGCTGAGCTGCAGCTGGACCGGATGAAACCACGACAGGGCCGGCGGGTGCTTTTGCTGGGTTCTCGGCAATCAGGCACCACTCTAGACTTAGAACTAAGCAGTGGAAATGTTCCTTTCTGTCATGATACTGAGGCTTTCTTGCGG gATGAGGCCGAATTCCGAGACAAACTGAGCCCCATCGTGATTAGCCTTAATGTGTCCCTAAAGAGCAAGGGTGCTGAAGGGCCTCTGCCCCTCATCCTAAAAGGAGACACTCATGTCCAAGAGCAG ACTCGAATCATCCTAGACTGTGGGGAAGATGATCTCTGCGTGCCCCAGTTACAACTCAACGCTAGCGT TGAAGGCTCTCCACTTGTAATTGGGGCAGACAACGTGCTGAAGCTGCAAGTAGACACCTCCAACGAGGGGGAAGGTGCCTATGAGGCTGAGCTGGCTGTCCATCTGCCCCAAGGCTCCCATTTCATGCAGGCACTGAGTGACATCAAG AACTTTGAGAAACTACTTTGTATCCAGAAGAAGGAGAATGAGAGTCAATTAGTGCTGTGTGAACTGGGCAACCCCATGAAGAAGGATGCCAGG atAAGAGTCCTTATGCTGGTGAGCATAGGAAACTTGGAAGAAGCTGGAGATAGTGTCTCCTTTATGTTGCAGATTAAGAG CAAGAATCGTCAAAATCCCAACAGTGAAGCTTTTCTACTAGAGGTCCCAGTCAGAGCCAAAGCACTTGTGGAGCTGTTTGG GAACTCTTTCCCAGCTACCTTAGTGTTTTCCCCACCTCCTGAGGAAACCCTAAGGAACAAGGATCCAACAACTGTGAACAGGAATACCCACAAAACGGAAGATACTTCCAAGGTGGAACATGCATTTGAG CTCCACAACCAGGGTCCAGGGGCAGTGAGTGGACTTCAGCTTTGGGTAGGTTTCCCTAGCCGTTCTGAGAATGATGATCTGCTCTACGTGTTGGATGTTCAAGGTCATGAGGGCCTCCAGTGCTCTGTTCAGCCTCCCCCCAATCCCTTCAAT TTGAAAGTTGGCCAACCCACCCCAGCTCCCAGCTCTACTCCCGCCCACCCTTTCCAGCATGAACGAGAAAGGCGGAGTGCTTTTATCCCAGAGCATCTGGGACCCTCTGGGCTCCAAGAACCAACACTTCTG AATTGTGATGCTTGGCCCTGCACCTGGGTGGAGTGTGAACTGAAGCAGATGGAGCGGGGTCAGCGGGCCATGCTCACCATATCCACCATGCTATGGATGCCTGGCCTCCTCAAG AGACCTTTGGAACAGTTTGTCCTGCAGTCTAAAGCCTGGTTCAATGTCTCTGGACTGCCTTACGATGTGCCTGCAGAGAGCCTGCCTCATGGAGATGTTGTG GTGGAGACCAAGCTGCTTCAGGTACGCCTGGAAGAAACAGAGATTCCCACCTGGTGGGTGGTCGTGGGTGTGATAGGTGGACTACTTTTGCTGATCTTGCTCATCCTTGTAATGTGGAAG gTTGGCTTCTTCAAAAGGAATCGCCCACCtctagaggaagaggaagaagaggaataa
- the ITGA2B gene encoding integrin alpha-IIb isoform X1, producing MIRTQCLLPALWLLGWIHLLVVLGGVPSAWALNLDAAQPALYMGPDGSHFGFALDFYQDDYGGALSIYSIGIVVGAPRAVGRAGEETGGVFLCPWAAKGSNCSTLKFDLDDKNNSVGVIIFKTFKANQGLGASVVSWKDIIVACAPWQHWNVLELTEEAGKTPVGSCFVAQPKSGRRAEFAPCRETAMNQLYLGNYRRDLRYCEVGFSSTVTQSGELVLGAPGGYYFIGLLARAQLSDIMSSYTTSSLLWTVPSQRLSKDVFRPEYRDAYRGYSVAVGEFNGNPKDTEYVLGVPNWSTTLGAVEIFYQNHSILHLLQGEQVASYFGHTVAVTDINRDGRDDLLVGAPLFMEQRANRKLAEVGRVYVYLQLRTPHSLGNPKHLTGTELYGHFGSAIAPLGDLDQDGYNDIAVGAPFGGPNGQGRVFIFQGQDEGLSPRPSQVLDSPFHQGSGFGFALRGATDIDANGYPDLLVGAFGANRVAVYRAQPVVWATVRLLVPEVLNPTVKNCTLFNPKTTVAVSCFKIQMCMSITGHSIPEKLRINAELQLDRMKPRQGRRVLLLGSRQSGTTLDLELSSGNVPFCHDTEAFLRDEAEFRDKLSPIVISLNVSLKSKGAEGPLPLILKGDTHVQEQTRIILDCGEDDLCVPQLQLNASVEGSPLVIGADNVLKLQVDTSNEGEGAYEAELAVHLPQGSHFMQALSDIKNFEKLLCIQKKENESQLVLCELGNPMKKDARIRVLMLVSIGNLEEAGDSVSFMLQIKSKNRQNPNSEAFLLEVPVRAKALVELFGNSFPATLVFSPPPEETLRNKDPTTVNRNTHKTEDTSKVEHAFELHNQGPGAVSGLQLWVGFPSRSENDDLLYVLDVQGHEGLQCSVQPPPNPFNLKVGQPTPAPSSTPAHPFQHERERRSAFIPEHLGPSGLQEPTLLNCDAWPCTWVECELKQMERGQRAMLTISTMLWMPGLLKRPLEQFVLQSKAWFNVSGLPYDVPAESLPHGDVVVETKLLQVRLEETEIPTWWVVVGVIGGLLLLILLILVMWKVGFFKRNRPPLEEEEEEE from the exons ATGATTAGGACTCAGTGCCTGCTGCCTGCTCTGTGGCTTTTGGGATGGATACATCTGCTGGTGGTGCTGGGTGGTGTTCCCTCTGCCTGGGCCCTAAACCTGGATGCTGCACAGCCAGCCCTTTATATGGGTCCCGATGGTAGCCACTTTGGATTTGCTTTGGATTTCTATCAAGATGACTATGGCGG GGCCCTTTCTATCTACAGCATCGGGATCGTGGTAGGAGCCCCAAGGGCTGTAGGCCGTGCTGGGGAGGAGACTGGAGGTGTGTTCCTCTGTCCCTGGGCAGCCAAGGGGAGTAACTGCAGCACCCTGAAATTTGACCTCG ACGATAAGAACAACAGCGTGGGCGTCATCATTTTCAAGACCTTCAAAGCTAATCAGGGACTTGGTGCATCCGTTGTCAGTTGGAAGGACATCATTGTG GCATGCGCTCCCTGGCAGCACTGGAACGTGCTGGAGCTGACTGAGGAGGCCGGAAAGACGCCGGTCGGGAGCTGCTTCGTGGCTCAGCCCAAGAGCGGCCGTCGCGCCGAGTTCGCGCCCTGCCGGGAGACTGCCATGAACCAGCTCTACCTGGGGAACTACC GCAGAGACTTGCGGTACTGCGAAGTAGGGTTCAGTTCCACAGTCACCCAG TCTGGGGAGCTGGTTTTGGGGGCTCCCGGAGGCTACTATTTCATAG GTCTGCTAGCCCGCGCTCAGCTTTCTGACATCATGTCCAGCTACACCACATCCTCACTCCTCTGGACCGTGCCTTCCCAACGTCTAAGCAAGGATGTCTTTAGACCTGAGTATCGGGATGCCTATCGGG GGTACTCTGTGGCCGTAGGAGAATTTAATGGAAATCCTAAAGATACAG AATATGTACTGGGTGTCCCCAACTGGAGCACAACACTGGGAGCG GTGGAGATTTTTTACCAGAACCACAGCATCTTGCATCTGCTTCAAGGAGAGCAG GTTGCATCATACTTTGGGCACACAGTGGCTGTGACTGACATCAACAGGGATGG GAGAGATGACCTGCTGGTAGGTGCCCCACTCTTCATGGAGCAGAGAGCCAACCGAAAGCTGGCAGAAGTGGGAAGGGTATATGTCTACCTGCAGCTTCGAACCCCACATTCCCTGGGCAACCCCAAGCATCTGACTGGCACTGAGTTATATGGGCACTTTGGCTCAGCTATTGCTCCTCTTGGTGATCTGGACCAGGATGGATACAATG aTATAGCAGTAGGTGCCCCATTTGGAGGCCCCAATGGACAGGGCCGAGTGTTTATATTCCAGGGACAGGATGAGGGTCTGAGCCCACGACCATCGCAGGTTCTTGATAGCCCTTTCCACCAAGGTTCTGGCTTTGGCTTTGCCCTGAGAGGGGCCACTGACATTGATGCTAATGGATACCCAG ACCTGCTGGTGGGAGCATTTGGAGCCAACCGAGTGGCCGTATACAG GGCCCAGCCTGTGGTGTGGGCCACTGTTCGATTACTGGTGCCAGAAGTACTGAACCCAACTGTGAAGAATTGTACACTTTTCAACCCAAAGACCACAGTTGCAGTCAGCtg TTTCAAAATCCAGATGTGTATGAGCATCACTGGACACAGCATCCCGGAGAAGCTTC GTATAAATGCTGAGCTGCAGCTGGACCGGATGAAACCACGACAGGGCCGGCGGGTGCTTTTGCTGGGTTCTCGGCAATCAGGCACCACTCTAGACTTAGAACTAAGCAGTGGAAATGTTCCTTTCTGTCATGATACTGAGGCTTTCTTGCGG gATGAGGCCGAATTCCGAGACAAACTGAGCCCCATCGTGATTAGCCTTAATGTGTCCCTAAAGAGCAAGGGTGCTGAAGGGCCTCTGCCCCTCATCCTAAAAGGAGACACTCATGTCCAAGAGCAG ACTCGAATCATCCTAGACTGTGGGGAAGATGATCTCTGCGTGCCCCAGTTACAACTCAACGCTAGCGT TGAAGGCTCTCCACTTGTAATTGGGGCAGACAACGTGCTGAAGCTGCAAGTAGACACCTCCAACGAGGGGGAAGGTGCCTATGAGGCTGAGCTGGCTGTCCATCTGCCCCAAGGCTCCCATTTCATGCAGGCACTGAGTGACATCAAG AACTTTGAGAAACTACTTTGTATCCAGAAGAAGGAGAATGAGAGTCAATTAGTGCTGTGTGAACTGGGCAACCCCATGAAGAAGGATGCCAGG atAAGAGTCCTTATGCTGGTGAGCATAGGAAACTTGGAAGAAGCTGGAGATAGTGTCTCCTTTATGTTGCAGATTAAGAG CAAGAATCGTCAAAATCCCAACAGTGAAGCTTTTCTACTAGAGGTCCCAGTCAGAGCCAAAGCACTTGTGGAGCTGTTTGG GAACTCTTTCCCAGCTACCTTAGTGTTTTCCCCACCTCCTGAGGAAACCCTAAGGAACAAGGATCCAACAACTGTGAACAGGAATACCCACAAAACGGAAGATACTTCCAAGGTGGAACATGCATTTGAG CTCCACAACCAGGGTCCAGGGGCAGTGAGTGGACTTCAGCTTTGGGTAGGTTTCCCTAGCCGTTCTGAGAATGATGATCTGCTCTACGTGTTGGATGTTCAAGGTCATGAGGGCCTCCAGTGCTCTGTTCAGCCTCCCCCCAATCCCTTCAAT TTGAAAGTTGGCCAACCCACCCCAGCTCCCAGCTCTACTCCCGCCCACCCTTTCCAGCATGAACGAGAAAGGCGGAGTGCTTTTATCCCAGAGCATCTGGGACCCTCTGGGCTCCAAGAACCAACACTTCTG AATTGTGATGCTTGGCCCTGCACCTGGGTGGAGTGTGAACTGAAGCAGATGGAGCGGGGTCAGCGGGCCATGCTCACCATATCCACCATGCTATGGATGCCTGGCCTCCTCAAG AGACCTTTGGAACAGTTTGTCCTGCAGTCTAAAGCCTGGTTCAATGTCTCTGGACTGCCTTACGATGTGCCTGCAGAGAGCCTGCCTCATGGAGATGTTGTG GTGGAGACCAAGCTGCTTCAGGTACGCCTGGAAGAAACAGAGATTCCCACCTGGTGGGTGGTCGTGGGTGTGATAGGTGGACTACTTTTGCTGATCTTGCTCATCCTTGTAATGTGGAAG gTTGGCTTCTTCAAAAGGAATCGCCCACCtctagaggaagaggaagaagaggaataa
- the ITGA2B gene encoding integrin alpha-IIb isoform X4: MIRTQCLLPALWLLGWIHLLVVLGGVPSAWALNLDAAQPALYMGPDGSHFGFALDFYQDDYGGALSIYSIGIVVGAPRAVGRAGEETGGVFLCPWAAKGSNCSTLKFDLDDKNNSVGVIIFKTFKANQGLGASVVSWKDIIVACAPWQHWNVLELTEEAGKTPVGSCFVAQPKSGRRAEFAPCRETAMNQLYLGNYRLLARAQLSDIMSSYTTSSLLWTVPSQRLSKDVFRPEYRDAYRGYSVAVGEFNGNPKDTEYVLGVPNWSTTLGAVEIFYQNHSILHLLQGEQVASYFGHTVAVTDINRDGRDDLLVGAPLFMEQRANRKLAEVGRVYVYLQLRTPHSLGNPKHLTGTELYGHFGSAIAPLGDLDQDGYNDIAVGAPFGGPNGQGRVFIFQGQDEGLSPRPSQVLDSPFHQGSGFGFALRGATDIDANGYPDLLVGAFGANRVAVYRAQPVVWATVRLLVPEVLNPTVKNCTLFNPKTTVAVSCFKIQMCMSITGHSIPEKLRINAELQLDRMKPRQGRRVLLLGSRQSGTTLDLELSSGNVPFCHDTEAFLRDEAEFRDKLSPIVISLNVSLKSKGAEGPLPLILKGDTHVQEQTRIILDCGEDDLCVPQLQLNASVEGSPLVIGADNVLKLQVDTSNEGEGAYEAELAVHLPQGSHFMQALSDIKNFEKLLCIQKKENESQLVLCELGNPMKKDARIRVLMLVSIGNLEEAGDSVSFMLQIKSKNRQNPNSEAFLLEVPVRAKALVELFGNSFPATLVFSPPPEETLRNKDPTTVNRNTHKTEDTSKVEHAFELHNQGPGAVSGLQLWVGFPSRSENDDLLYVLDVQGHEGLQCSVQPPPNPFNLKVGQPTPAPSSTPAHPFQHERERRSAFIPEHLGPSGLQEPTLLNCDAWPCTWVECELKQMERGQRAMLTISTMLWMPGLLKRPLEQFVLQSKAWFNVSGLPYDVPAESLPHGDVVVETKLLQVRLEETEIPTWWVVVGVIGGLLLLILLILVMWKVGFFKRNRPPLEEEEEEE; the protein is encoded by the exons ATGATTAGGACTCAGTGCCTGCTGCCTGCTCTGTGGCTTTTGGGATGGATACATCTGCTGGTGGTGCTGGGTGGTGTTCCCTCTGCCTGGGCCCTAAACCTGGATGCTGCACAGCCAGCCCTTTATATGGGTCCCGATGGTAGCCACTTTGGATTTGCTTTGGATTTCTATCAAGATGACTATGGCGG GGCCCTTTCTATCTACAGCATCGGGATCGTGGTAGGAGCCCCAAGGGCTGTAGGCCGTGCTGGGGAGGAGACTGGAGGTGTGTTCCTCTGTCCCTGGGCAGCCAAGGGGAGTAACTGCAGCACCCTGAAATTTGACCTCG ACGATAAGAACAACAGCGTGGGCGTCATCATTTTCAAGACCTTCAAAGCTAATCAGGGACTTGGTGCATCCGTTGTCAGTTGGAAGGACATCATTGTG GCATGCGCTCCCTGGCAGCACTGGAACGTGCTGGAGCTGACTGAGGAGGCCGGAAAGACGCCGGTCGGGAGCTGCTTCGTGGCTCAGCCCAAGAGCGGCCGTCGCGCCGAGTTCGCGCCCTGCCGGGAGACTGCCATGAACCAGCTCTACCTGGGGAACTACC GTCTGCTAGCCCGCGCTCAGCTTTCTGACATCATGTCCAGCTACACCACATCCTCACTCCTCTGGACCGTGCCTTCCCAACGTCTAAGCAAGGATGTCTTTAGACCTGAGTATCGGGATGCCTATCGGG GGTACTCTGTGGCCGTAGGAGAATTTAATGGAAATCCTAAAGATACAG AATATGTACTGGGTGTCCCCAACTGGAGCACAACACTGGGAGCG GTGGAGATTTTTTACCAGAACCACAGCATCTTGCATCTGCTTCAAGGAGAGCAG GTTGCATCATACTTTGGGCACACAGTGGCTGTGACTGACATCAACAGGGATGG GAGAGATGACCTGCTGGTAGGTGCCCCACTCTTCATGGAGCAGAGAGCCAACCGAAAGCTGGCAGAAGTGGGAAGGGTATATGTCTACCTGCAGCTTCGAACCCCACATTCCCTGGGCAACCCCAAGCATCTGACTGGCACTGAGTTATATGGGCACTTTGGCTCAGCTATTGCTCCTCTTGGTGATCTGGACCAGGATGGATACAATG aTATAGCAGTAGGTGCCCCATTTGGAGGCCCCAATGGACAGGGCCGAGTGTTTATATTCCAGGGACAGGATGAGGGTCTGAGCCCACGACCATCGCAGGTTCTTGATAGCCCTTTCCACCAAGGTTCTGGCTTTGGCTTTGCCCTGAGAGGGGCCACTGACATTGATGCTAATGGATACCCAG ACCTGCTGGTGGGAGCATTTGGAGCCAACCGAGTGGCCGTATACAG GGCCCAGCCTGTGGTGTGGGCCACTGTTCGATTACTGGTGCCAGAAGTACTGAACCCAACTGTGAAGAATTGTACACTTTTCAACCCAAAGACCACAGTTGCAGTCAGCtg TTTCAAAATCCAGATGTGTATGAGCATCACTGGACACAGCATCCCGGAGAAGCTTC GTATAAATGCTGAGCTGCAGCTGGACCGGATGAAACCACGACAGGGCCGGCGGGTGCTTTTGCTGGGTTCTCGGCAATCAGGCACCACTCTAGACTTAGAACTAAGCAGTGGAAATGTTCCTTTCTGTCATGATACTGAGGCTTTCTTGCGG gATGAGGCCGAATTCCGAGACAAACTGAGCCCCATCGTGATTAGCCTTAATGTGTCCCTAAAGAGCAAGGGTGCTGAAGGGCCTCTGCCCCTCATCCTAAAAGGAGACACTCATGTCCAAGAGCAG ACTCGAATCATCCTAGACTGTGGGGAAGATGATCTCTGCGTGCCCCAGTTACAACTCAACGCTAGCGT TGAAGGCTCTCCACTTGTAATTGGGGCAGACAACGTGCTGAAGCTGCAAGTAGACACCTCCAACGAGGGGGAAGGTGCCTATGAGGCTGAGCTGGCTGTCCATCTGCCCCAAGGCTCCCATTTCATGCAGGCACTGAGTGACATCAAG AACTTTGAGAAACTACTTTGTATCCAGAAGAAGGAGAATGAGAGTCAATTAGTGCTGTGTGAACTGGGCAACCCCATGAAGAAGGATGCCAGG atAAGAGTCCTTATGCTGGTGAGCATAGGAAACTTGGAAGAAGCTGGAGATAGTGTCTCCTTTATGTTGCAGATTAAGAG CAAGAATCGTCAAAATCCCAACAGTGAAGCTTTTCTACTAGAGGTCCCAGTCAGAGCCAAAGCACTTGTGGAGCTGTTTGG GAACTCTTTCCCAGCTACCTTAGTGTTTTCCCCACCTCCTGAGGAAACCCTAAGGAACAAGGATCCAACAACTGTGAACAGGAATACCCACAAAACGGAAGATACTTCCAAGGTGGAACATGCATTTGAG CTCCACAACCAGGGTCCAGGGGCAGTGAGTGGACTTCAGCTTTGGGTAGGTTTCCCTAGCCGTTCTGAGAATGATGATCTGCTCTACGTGTTGGATGTTCAAGGTCATGAGGGCCTCCAGTGCTCTGTTCAGCCTCCCCCCAATCCCTTCAAT TTGAAAGTTGGCCAACCCACCCCAGCTCCCAGCTCTACTCCCGCCCACCCTTTCCAGCATGAACGAGAAAGGCGGAGTGCTTTTATCCCAGAGCATCTGGGACCCTCTGGGCTCCAAGAACCAACACTTCTG AATTGTGATGCTTGGCCCTGCACCTGGGTGGAGTGTGAACTGAAGCAGATGGAGCGGGGTCAGCGGGCCATGCTCACCATATCCACCATGCTATGGATGCCTGGCCTCCTCAAG AGACCTTTGGAACAGTTTGTCCTGCAGTCTAAAGCCTGGTTCAATGTCTCTGGACTGCCTTACGATGTGCCTGCAGAGAGCCTGCCTCATGGAGATGTTGTG GTGGAGACCAAGCTGCTTCAGGTACGCCTGGAAGAAACAGAGATTCCCACCTGGTGGGTGGTCGTGGGTGTGATAGGTGGACTACTTTTGCTGATCTTGCTCATCCTTGTAATGTGGAAG gTTGGCTTCTTCAAAAGGAATCGCCCACCtctagaggaagaggaagaagaggaataa